The Nicotiana tabacum cultivar K326 chromosome 5, ASM71507v2, whole genome shotgun sequence sequence AGACGCCGTTGACTTATTTAGAAAGGTGGTGAGGGAGAATATTTGTGAGCCTAACAAATTCATGTATGCAATTGTCATGGATGGGCTTTGCAAAAAGGGCCATACACAAAAAGCTTTTAGTTTGCTCCGATTAATGGAACAAGGGAGCACTAAGCCCGACACATGCATCTATAACATTGTTATACATGCCCTTTGCAAAGATAGAATGCTAGATGATGCTATTAACCTTTTGAATGAGATGAAACAAAAAGGCATTCTTACAGACATCGTCTCATATAATTCATTGATTGATGGTTTGTGTAGGTCTGGTCAATGGGAAAATGTTAGGAATTTGTTATGTGAGATGGTTAATCTTAATATTTATCCAAGTCTGTACATCTTCAACGTAATGATCGATGGACTTTGCAAAGAAGGAAAAGCTGCAGACGCCGAGAAAATAATGAGACACATGATCGAAAAAGGTGTAGAGCCTAGTTTATTCACATACAATACAATAATAGATGGATATTGCTTGTGTGGTCAAATGGATAGAGccagaattttttttaattccgtGACAGATAAGACCGTTTTGCCCGACATTATTACCTATAACATACTAATAAATGGATACTGTAAGAAGAAAAAATTGGATGAGGCCATGCAAATGTTTCTTGAAATTTCTCGAAAAGGGTTGGAACCTAGTATTATTACCTACAATACTATTTTGCAAGGTCTGTTTGAAGTTGGGAGAATCGACGTTGCACAAAATTTCTTTGCTGATATGATATCGGCAGGGCAAAGACCTGATTTTTGTACTCATCGCATCTTGCTTGGTGGTTATTTTAAGAATGGACTTGTTGAAGAAGCTATGTCACTCTTTCATAAGCTGGAAAGCAATGGAGAAGACACTGGCATTGAACTTTACGGTATTGTCATTGATGGATTGTTCAAAAATGGAAAGTTCAACAAAGCTCGTGTCATTTTTGAGAAGCTTTCTGTAGTAGGTTTACATCCCGACGTAGTAATGTACACTACAATGATTAATGGATTTTGTCTAGAAGGGTTGTTAGATGAAGCTAAAGATAtacttagaaaaatggaggacGATGGATGTTCGCCAGACAATGTAACTTACAATATCATTATGCGAGGATATCTCAGAAGTAACAAAATTAGTGAAATAAAGGCTTTCTTAAAGGAAATGACTGGGAAGACTATCTCATTTGATGCAACTACAGCAGAGTTACTGATAGACATTATAGCGGAGGATCCTTCCTTGCTTGACATGTTACCAGAGTTTCACCCGAAAAATAAGACTTGAATATTTTTTCCCAGAGTTTCACCCAGAGAGTAAAATGT is a genomic window containing:
- the LOC107813583 gene encoding uncharacterized protein LOC107813583 — its product is MARVAIRYLRNGNTFISFLAFSHCNAEIAHSTFAIAPRDYSSSPSNTSISIKGRLGVSSSFENVKCLNDAVSAFRQMVREQPLPSLISFSKLLRTMVNMKYYSDVVSLFGEMQKLGIPTNEFILNIVTNSYCLMHRADLGFSVLVIFLKNGIAFDVVTFSSLIRGLFAENKLKDAVDLFRKMEQGSTKPDTCIYNIVIHALCKDRMLDDAINLLNEMKQKGILTDIVSYNSLIDGLCRSGQWENVRNLLCEMVNLNIYPSLYIFNVMIDGLCKEGKAADAEKIMRHMIEKGVEPSLFTYNTIIDGYCLCGQMDRARIFFNSVTDKTVLPDIITYNILINGYCKKKKLDEAMQMFLEISRKGLEPSIITYNTILQGLFEVGRIDVAQNFFADMISAGQRPDFCTHRILLGGYFKNGLVEEAMSLFHKLESNGEDTGIELYGIVIDGLFKNGKFNKARVIFEKLSVVGLHPDVVMYTTMINGFCLEGLLDEAKDILRKMEDDGCSPDNVTYNIIMRGYLRSNKISEIKAFLKEMTGKTISFDATTAELLIDIIAEDPSLLDMLPEFHPKNKT